The window ggaccccggcggGGCTGCGTGTCCCCCACCCAGCCCCCCGGTCGCCAGCACCTACcgtgtggggacgtggggacgtccGGCCACCTAAGCTGGCAGCCCCATGGAGAAGGCGTACATGCCGGGGAGGTAGAGCGCGTCCGTCGCCTTGCCGGCCTCTTCCACCGCCCGGCACTCCGCCTCGTCGCGCTGCTTGAtctcctgtggggcagaggaggggggggcTGGCACCCACCACGGCACCGCGAGGGTCCTGGCAGGGACTGGCACCCACCATGGCACCAGGAGGGTCCCAGCGGGGGCTGGCACCCACCACACCATCACGAGGGCCCTGGAAGCCAGTGGGGACCCACCACGGCACCGTGAGGGTCCCAGTGGGGACTGGCACCCACCATGGCACCAGGAGGGTCCCGGCAGGGGCTGGCACCCACCACGGCACCAGGAGGGTCCTGGCAGCTGGTGGGGACCCATCACAGCACCGCGAGGGGCCCGGTGGGGGCTGGCACCCACCACGGCACCACAAGGGTCCCAGTGGGAGCTGGGACCCACCACGGCACCAGGAGGGTCCTGGCAGCTGGTGGGGACCCATCTTGGCACCACAAGAGTCCCGGCGGGGGCTGGCACCCACCATGGCACCGTGAGGGTGCTGGCAGTTGGTGGGGACCCATCATGGCACCACAAGGGGCCCGGTGGCGGCTGGCACCCACCAGAGCACCGCAAGGGTCACGGGAGGGGCTGGCACCCACCACGGCACCACAAGGGTCCCAGTGGGGGCTGGCACCCACCACGGCACCAGGAGGGTCCTGGCAGTTGGTGGGGACCCATCACGGCACCACGAGGGTCCGGTGGGGACTCACACCCACCACGGCACCAGGAGGGTCCTGGCAGCTGGTGGGGACCCATCACAGCACCGCGAGGGTCCTGGCAGGGACTGGCACCCACCATGGCACCAGGAGGGTCCTGGCAGCTGGTGGGGACCCATCATGGCACCACAAGGGGCCCGGTGGCGGCTGGCACCCACCACGGCACCAGGAGGGTCCTGGCAGTTGGTGGGGACCCACCACGGCACCGCGAGGGGCCCAGCGGGGACTCACACCCACCACGGCACCACAAGGGTCCTGGCAGCTGGTGGGGACCCATCACAGCACCGCGAGGGTCCTGGCAGGGACTGGCACCCACCACGGCACCAGGAGCGTCCTGGCAGTTGGTGGGGACCCATCTTGGCACCACAAGGGTCAcggcaggggctggcagccaccAGGGCATCCCGAGCCAGCGGGGACCCGCGCCGGTAGCCCAGGGGACAAACTCACCTTCACCGCCATGTGATGGCTGGGGCCGCAGTTGTGGTACTTGTCCAGCACCTTGGGGACATCGCCGTGGTCAAACTTGTAGCAAGCCACGCAGACAGGCTTCctctggggacacagcagggccTGTCACCACCCGCTCCCCCGGGGGACACCCGCCGCCTCCcggccagccccctgccctgccgggcCTGGGGACATCCACGCCACACCGCCGCTGCCAGGAACCACCGCCACCTCCCCGGCACAGGCGGCAGCACGGCGGAGGggatggagggcgggggggacggggggtgtCCGGGGGAGGCAGAGGTGCGCTGTCCCCACGGGATGTGACCCCCAGGGAAGGGGCCGTGGCGTCCGGCGTCCCCGACTCACCCGGTTCTCCAGGGTGCGGCAGTTCTGGGGCCGTGGTGCCCGCTTGCCGCAGGCCGTCTGCACCAGGCTGAGCCGCAGCTGGACAAACGTCCCCGAGGGATCTTcctggggggacaagggggacaggCCGTCAGCCGCCGGCGGCTCCCAACACGGGCCGGCGGCCCGAACCGGAGGGTCCCTGGAATCCCCAGCCCCTCCCGAGGAACGGGAGCATCCCAGCCGTCGGTGCTCCCGGCTGCGCCGCGATGGCCGGGCACCAGCAGCCGCTGGCCCCGTGGCCACCGCGGGTTAATGAGTAGCTGAGccccgccagcccctgccctccctgtccccagtgaCCGGCCTGCTCCGTCCCTGCCAACGGGTCTGTCCCCACACCCAGCCACCTCCCGGCTCtgggacaccccagcacccaccacccctcccTCCACGATGCCCCGGCACCCGCTGTCCCCTCCTCTGCGACACCCCGGCACCCGCTGTCCCCTCTTCCatgacaccccagcacccaccgtcCCCTCCCTCCGTGACACCCCGCCACCGATCCCCTCCTCTCCTGACACCCCggcacccaccaccccctccaTGAAACCGCAGCACCCACCGTCCCCTCCTTCtgggacaccccagcacccagacccccccccactCTGTGACAGGGCACCTCCTGGCACCCACCAACACCTCTTCTgtgacaccccagcacccaccccccctccatgACACCCAGGCATCCACCATCCCCTCCCTCtgggacaccccagcacccatccccTCCGTCCGTGACACCCTGACACCCACcagacaccccagcacccacgtCACCTCCCTGtgggccaccccagcacccaccgtcACCCCTCCatgacaccccagcacccatccccTCCCCCCGGGACACCCTGACACCCACCAACACCTTCTCTgtgacaccccagcacccaccccctccctccgTGACACCCTGACACCCACCAACACCTTCTCTgtgacaccccagcacccatgtCACCTCCCTGTGGGCCACCTCAGCACCCCCCCCatgacaccccagcacccaccgtcACCCCTCCatgacaccccagcacccatccccTCCCTCCGTGACACCCTGACACCCACCAACACCTTCTCTgtgacaccccagcacccacgtCACCTCCCTGtgggccaccccagcaccccccccatgacaccccagcacccaccgtcACCCCTCCatgacaccccagcacccatcccctccctccaggaCACCCTGACACCCACCAACACCTTCTCTgtgacaccccagcacccacgtCACCTCCCTGtgggccaccccagcaccccccccatgacaccccagcacccaccgtcACCCCTCCatgacaccccagcacccatcccctccctccaggaCACCCTGACACCCACCAACACCTTCTCTgtgacaccccagcacccagTTCCCCCTCCGGGACACGCCAGCACCCACTGTCACCCCTCCATGACACCCCAacgcccacccccccacccccccccccctccaggacaccccagcacccccccccccatgacaccctggcactgcccccctTCCTCCGTGACACCCCAGCACCCAACT of the Larus michahellis chromosome 2, bLarMic1.1, whole genome shotgun sequence genome contains:
- the LOC141738522 gene encoding retinoic acid receptor responder protein 2-like, which gives rise to MRFPLALCLGLVAMVAAGPSPLQRRVVREVLEAFHGRSSVQALFRERAVEGVVEREDPSGTFVQLRLSLVQTACGKRAPRPQNCRTLENRRKPVCVACYKFDHGDVPKVLDKYHNCGPSHHMAVKEIKQRDEAECRAVEEAGKATDALYLPGMYAFSMGLPA